The following are from one region of the Nicotiana tabacum cultivar K326 chromosome 3, ASM71507v2, whole genome shotgun sequence genome:
- the LOC107803574 gene encoding putative indole-3-acetic acid-amido synthetase GH3.1 — translation MAVDSCLSSPLGPPACEKDAKALQFIEEMTKNTDSVQEKVLAEILSRNANTEYLQRFKVGGATDRDTFKSKVPVVTYEDLKPYIDRVANGDRSPIFSSHPISEFLTSSGTSAGERKLMPTIADELERRQKLYSLLQPVMNLYVPGLDKGKGLYFLFIKAETKTPGGLVARPVLTSYYKSEQFKTRPYDPSNVYTSPNEAILCVDSFQSMYTQMLCGLLMREEVLRVGAVFASGLLRAIRFLQLNWQQLAHDIATGTLNPRVSDPSIRNCMSKILKPNPELAEFVTKECDGDNWEGIITRIWPNTKYLDVIVTGAMAQYIPTLDYYSGGLPKACTMYASSECYFGLNLKPMCKPSEVCYTIMPNMGYFEFIPHDPANPVQISHDSPPHLVDLADVELGKEYELVITTYAGLCRYRVGDILQVTGFHNSAPQFKFVRRKNVLLSIDSDKTDESELQMAIENATALLRPYDTNLVEYTSFADTKTIPGHYVIYWELLVKDPTNPPSQEVLNQCCLAMEESLNSVYRQCRLADNSIGPLEIRIVKNGTFEELMDYAISRGASINQYKAPRCVNFTPIVELLDSRVVSVHFSPAAPHWTPERRR, via the exons ATGGCTGTTGATTCTTGTCTTTCATCTCCTCTTGGCCCTCCGGCATGTGAGAAAGATGCCAAGGCTCTTCAGTTCATTGAGGAGATGACTAAAAATACTGATTCAGTACAAGAGAAAGTGTTGGCTGAAATACTAAGCCGAAATGCCAATACTGAGTACCTCCAAAGATTCAAAGTTGGTGGTGCAACTGACCGTGACACGTTCAAGTCCAAGGTTCCCGTTGTCACATACGAGGATCTTAAACCTTATATTGATCGTGTCGCCAATGGCGATCGCTCACCAATCTTCTCATCTCATCCTATTTCAGAGTTCCTTACCAG TTCGGGGACGTCTGCTGGAGAGAGAAAGCTGATGCCCACAATTGCGGATGAGCTAGAACGCAGACAGAAATTGTACAGTCTTCTCCAGCCCGTGATGAATCT GTATGTGCCTGGTCTAGACAAGGGGAAGGGATTATACTTTCTGTTTATAAAGGCAGAAACGAAGACTCCTGGTGGCCTTGTTGCACGTCCAGTCCTGACCAGTTATTACAAGAGTGAACAATTCAAGACTAGGCCATACGACCCATCCAATGTCTACACCAGCCCTAACGAGGCTATCCTCTGCGTAGACTCTTTTCAAAGTATGTACACTCAAATGCTTTGTGGCCTTCTCATGAGAGAAGAAGTCCTCCGAGTAGGCGCTGTTTTCGCCTCAGGCCTACTTCGGGCCATCCGTTTTCTTCAACTCAACTGGCAGCAATTAGCTCATGATATTGCAACTGGAACCCTAAACCCTAGAGTTTCAGACCCTTCAATCAGAAATTGCATGTCCAAAATACTCAAACCAAATCCTGAACTTGCAGAGTTTGTTACTAAAGAATGTGATGGCGACAACTGGGAAGGAATCATTACTAGAATTTGGCCAAACACAAAGTACTTGGACGTCATAGTCACAGGTGCAATGGCTCAATATATCCCTACTTTAGATTATTACAGTGGGGGTCTACCAAAGGCTTGTACAATGTATGCATCGTCCGAATGTTATTTTGGTCTCAATTTAAAACCAATGTGCAAGCCTTCTGAAGTTTGTTACACTATCATGCCAAATATGGGTTACTTTGAATTCATCCCACATGACCCAGCCAACCCGGTACAAATCTCTCATGATTCGCCCCCTCATCTCGTGGACCTGGCTGACGTAGAATTGGGAAAAGAATACGAGCTCGTGATCACCACTTATGCTGGATTATGTCGTTACCGAGTTGGTGACATACTACAGGTTACCGGATTTCACAACTCAGCACCTCAATTCAAATTTGTTAGGAGAAAAAATGTGTTGTTGAGCATTGACTCGGACAAAACTGATGAGTCTGAATTGCAAATGGCTATTGAAAATGCAACAGCACTTTTGCGCCCATATGATACTAATTTGGTCGAGTACACGAGTTTTGCTGATACAAAGACAATTCCGGGGCACTACGTGATTTACTGGGAATTACTAGTAAAGGACCCAACCAACCCACCGAGTCAGGAGGTGTTGAACCAGTGCTGCTTGGCTATGGAAGAATCTTTGAACTCAGTGTATAGACAGTGTCGCCTTGCGGACAATTCAATTGGACCACTTGAGATTAGAATAGTGAAAAATGGGACATTTGAAGAGCTGATGGATTATGCAATTTCGAGGGGTGCATCAATTAATCAGTATAAGGCTCCGAGGTGTGTCAATTTTACTCCTATTGTGGAACTTCTTGATTCCAGGGTGGTATCTGTGCATTTCAGTCCGGCTGCTCCTCACTGGACCCCAGAACGGCGACGTTAG